The Cydia amplana chromosome 1, ilCydAmpl1.1, whole genome shotgun sequence DNA segment ATAAAGACTGTGTGAAGTATGGGTATGACACGAGTCCTATGGACAGCACTATAGTTTCTGAGTGGGACCTTGTGTGCGATCGGGCGTGGATGGCAAGTTTCACTCAGATGATGCTGCAGTTTGGTATCTTGACTGGGAGCATCGTTTATGGATTCCTTTCTGACAGGTACGTTGAAATGTATCAATTTAAAAGTACCCAAATAACTGCCTAGGCATAagtcactttttttcaattGGTATTTTATTGTTTAGATATGTTacggtattttattataacattTTGACAAAATAACTTACTCAGTGGTTTTTCTGTGCCTGGGTTTTTAATTGATATTAGTTCAATATTTTTAGTGCGTTAGTATTAGTCGCCAGGTtttatttgcaaataaataagTGTTTGGAAATTGGGATATAATGTTATTAATTGCTATAAATCGTTTTTTGGTTAGTTTCATTACAAGTGATGACGAGAAAGTGGAGGTTAAACATAACCTGAATTTAAAATTGCTTTTTCAGATACGGACGGCGGATCACCTTCCTCGCCTCAATCTGCGGCCTCGTCCTCTTCTCGTTCTGCATCCCCTTCTCCACCAGCTACATCGTCTTCACCGTCTTCCGTTTCTTCCTCGGCTTCTCCACCGCCGGGACCATGGTTATCTCTTTTGTCATCGTCATGGAGGCCGTAGGCCCCAAGTACAGGGAGGCCTTTGGATGTGTGTTCCATATTCCTTTCATCTTGGGGCATTTGACTATACCAGTGTTCGCATATTTCTTCAGGACTTGGGAGTCGTATACGTTGGCTCTGGCGGTGCCTCAAGTGGTGTACTTGAGCTACTTTCTGTTCGTGACGGAATCTCCGAGATGGTTGGTCAGTGTGGGAAGAGTGGATGAGGCCACGGAGATTGTGAAGAAAGCTGCTATCATGTAAGTAGTCGAAACCTTTTTTTTACCTCTGATAGGTAAACTTTGGATTAACTGCTAAATTGAGTCCCAAACTCTATACATTTACTATCAACATAGATATGGAAATGGTGATATGATACATAACGGTGCATGAACAACAAAAGAAAATATGACGTGACTAAACTTGCACTAAATTCTATTTGTGAAAGTCAGTGCTATGTAACAATATTTAATAATCAAATTCCAGGAACAAAATGCCTACAGATAAAATAGAAGAGACCCTCAAGAAGGTATCCCACGAGTTGGTAACCCGCGAGGCGCCTAAAGTCCACTATGGCGACCTGTTCCGTCCCAATCTGTGGGTCCGAACCGTGTGCTCCTGTGCCTTATGGGTCATTACTGGAGTCACGTTCTATGGAGTCAACCAGTACATCAGTCAGACAAGCTCCAGTCTATACATTAGTATTGCCGCTGCTGCCGTAATTcaggtaaatatttatattaatcacACAACAAATTTCTTCaagataatattataatatattcacgCACTGTGTCTAAATTTATCCTTAGAAATAATTTCGCCGTAATCTTATACAACGTGTTCCTTGTATGTTCTACTTAATTTTCTATTTATGTCGTTACGTTACCTACTCTGCTACGAAAAATCATTTGCCGCTGAGTCCTTTATTCAACATGCAATTGAATTTCtatattaacattaatttcAATTACCTATATCAAAGAGTATAGAGTGtctagagagttactgtcatggtaaattatgtagccacagtaaatttactgccatcttttgaccaagattaaaactgttagaacgccatttgactttggtccttattctttcactgatatgtattaatttgtaaatattgaaattaccgccatctagccgagcataggccaaaggtatggtgcaaacTTTTCGagagatggcgccataaccttactgtggctacataatttacttttctcaaaaatggacggcaa contains these protein-coding regions:
- the LOC134652014 gene encoding organic cation transporter protein-like, with protein sequence MVQRVSDPEKSVPEDTFSQLLGHFGKWQLIIFLSVFLIKFASGWVQMAILFLTPKVTYWCEEFPENFTGVIANGSCYKDCVKYGYDTSPMDSTIVSEWDLVCDRAWMASFTQMMLQFGILTGSIVYGFLSDRYGRRITFLASICGLVLFSFCIPFSTSYIVFTVFRFFLGFSTAGTMVISFVIVMEAVGPKYREAFGCVFHIPFILGHLTIPVFAYFFRTWESYTLALAVPQVVYLSYFLFVTESPRWLVSVGRVDEATEIVKKAAIMNKMPTDKIEETLKKVSHELVTREAPKVHYGDLFRPNLWVRTVCSCALWVITGVTFYGVNQYISQTSSSLYISIAAAAVIQLPANLLSIWCVRTFGRKATTIAAFTLGGLCLLTLGVVGDHFWLKFTLGTLGVSFLAIDATTIYIYSSELFPTVVRNMGLGLCSVGMRFGSMLAPFISNLAVTTPWLPTVIFGFAPLLGAVICLLLPETKGKKLPDSFEDVES